In the Arachis ipaensis cultivar K30076 chromosome B10, Araip1.1, whole genome shotgun sequence genome, one interval contains:
- the LOC107624301 gene encoding LOW QUALITY PROTEIN: DNA-binding protein BIN4-like (The sequence of the model RefSeq protein was modified relative to this genomic sequence to represent the inferred CDS: deleted 2 bases in 2 codons), with product MHFERKESVYRILNLSSDSESCLDRSPKKEIRNNQVESSQQQIPQLISEEAKDKIILGNDGKSPCRKGSKGKSSQKPIQVEEDHSPVKGKKTKGSAKERGSGGDLEAEEEETCEKLIKTNVSSSRLPLVLSEKVQHTKALVECQGDSIDLSGDVGAVGRVIISDSASRDQEMQLDLKETIYKTSIVPCRTFCVVSFGQSEVKIEAIMNDFIQLEPQSNVYEAETMVEGTLDGFAFDSDEEAGKMPKGTQTDQNEHAKEQTHSKSKGKGDKKIGAEKKRGRSTGGKPQPKTVKKIAPKKAPNSKKAKTKN from the exons ATGCATTTCGAGCGTAAA GAATCTGTTTATCGAATTTTGAATCTGTCATCAGATTCTGAGTCGTGCCTTGATCGTAGCCCCAAAAAGGAAATTCGTAACAATCAGGTGGAAAGC TCTCAGCAACAAATACCTCAATTGATTAGTGAAGAAGCTAAGGATAAAATTATCCTTGGCAATGATGGAAAGTCTCCATGCAGAAAGGGTTCAAAAGGAAAGTCTTCTCAGAAACCAATTCAggtagaagaagatcattcaccaGTGAAAGGGAAGAAAACAAAGGGCAGTGCAAAGGAGAGAG GTAGTGGTGGAGATCTGGAGGCTGAGGAGGAAGAAACTTGTGAAAAGCTCATTAAGACAAAT GTCTCCTCTTCAAGGCTGCCT TTGGTGCTTTCTGAGAAAGTTCAACACACAAAG GCTCTTGTTGAGTGCCAAGGTGACTCCATAGATCTCAGTGGTGATGTGGGAGCTGTAGGCCGGGTTATAATTTCAGATTCTGCATCCAGAGATCAGGAAATGCAGTTAGACTTGAAAG AAACTATATACAAAACATCTATAGTTCCTTGCCGGACATTTTGTGTG GTTAGCTTTGGACAGTCCGAGGTAAAG ATAGAGGCCATTATGAATGACTTCATACAGTTGGAGCCACAATCTAATGTATATGAAGCTGAAACTATGGTTGAAG GGACACTAGATGGTTTTGCCTTTGATTCAGATGAGGAAGCTGGCAAGATGCCGAAGGGCACCCAAACTGATCAAAATGAGCATGCTAAGGAACAAACTCACAGTAAATCCAAAGGGAAGGGTGACAAGAAAATA GGTGCTGAAAAGAAAAGAGGTAGAAGTACTGGAGGAAAACCACAACCTAAGACAGTAAAGAAAATAGCTCCAAAAAAAGCTCCAAATTCTAAGAAGGCAAAGACGAAGAATTGA